AGATTATTAAAATCAATACCTGATTCCTTTATCATTCTTGCAAGCTCTCTGGTTGTTATAACTACATCTACATCCGGCAAGCCTATTGCGGAAAGCTCAGGTCTTTGTGCTTCAAACTTCTTTGCAGTACATGGCATTACTGAAACTACAAATATTTTTTTAGGATCTATACCCATTTTTTCAGCATAGTAGGTTTTTAGCACCGCACCGAACATTTCATGTGGTGATTTACAGGATGATAGGTTTTCAAGAAATTCAGGATAATTGTGTTCACAGAACTTTATCCAACCCGGACTACAGGAGGTTATAACAGGAAGCTTTCCGCCGTTTTTAATTCTGTTTAGCAGTTCAGTGCCTTCTTCCATTATTGTAAGATCAGCAGCAGTATCTGTGTCAAATACCTTTGCAAAACCCATATGATTTAATGCAGCGGCCATTTTTCCGGTAACCCTTGTTCCTATTGGAAGTCCGAATTCCTCACCCAGAGCAACACGAACAGCAGGAGCTGTCTGTACTACAACATGAAGTTCCTTGTCAGCCAATGCAGACCACACCTTTTCAGTGTCATCCTTCTCCCTCAAAGCTCCAACAGGACAAACACTTATACATTGTCCGCACATTGTACATGGAACTTCTTCCAATGACCTGTCGAAAGCACATGAGATTGTTGATTTAAAGCCTCTTTCAGCTGCACTGATAACAGAAACAGTCTGAACGTTTTTACACATGCTTACACAACGTCTGCACAGTACGCATTTATTTGGATCTCTTACAATAGAAGGCGAAAAATCATCTAAAGGTAGATTTGTAGAAGCACCTTCAAATCTTATATCTTTTATATTTAGTTCCTCTGCTAAACTTTGAAGCTCACAGTTTTTACTTCTTACACAGGTAAGACATTTCTTGTCATGGTTGGAAAGGATAAGCTCCAAGGTTACCTTTCTTGCTTCTCTGACAGCCGGACTCTGAGTATAAATTTCAAGTCCTTCTGCTACAGGATATACACAAGACGCCTGTAATGCTCTTGCACCCTTTATCTCAACCAGGCACATTCTGCATGCACCTATCTCATTGATATCCTTGAGGAAGCAAAGTGTAGGTATCTTTATATTAGCCTGTCTGGCTGCCTCTAAAATTGTTATGCCTTGTTCAACCTGAAGTTTCTTACCGTCTATTGTAATATTAACAGTTGACATTTTATTTCACTCTCCTCCCTTATCCCTTTGAAATTGCCTTGAACGGACATTTTTCCATACAGACACCGCATTTTGCACATTTTGTATTATCAATAACATAAGGAACCTTCTTTTCGCCCTTTATACAACTCATAGGACAAACCTTTGCACAGATTCCGCAGCTCTTACACTTACTTGCGTCAACAGTATATTTCATCATTGATTTGCAAACACCTGCAGGACATTTTTTGTCAAATACGTGAGCCTCATACTCGTCTCTGAAGTATTTCAAAGTACTCAAAATCGGGTTAGGAGCAGTCTGTCCAAGTCCGCACAGAGCAGATGCTTTTATATTTTTAGCCAATAGTTCAAGCTTTTCAATATCTCCGGCTTCACCCTTACCTTCAGTTATTCTTTCCAATATTTCAAGCATCCGTTTTGTTCCGATACGACATGGAGGACATTTACCGCAGGATTCATCAACTGTAAATTCAAGGAAGAACTTAGCGATATCAACCATACAGTTGTCTTCATCCATTACAATAAGTCCACCGGAGCCCATCATAGAACCAAGAGCAATAAGTGAATCGTAGTCAATAGGAGTATCCAGATGTGTTGTAGGAATACATCCGCCGGAAGGTCCTCCGGTTTGTGCTGCTTTGAATTTCTTACCCTTAGGTATACCGCCACCTATATCGTAAACTACTTCTCTCA
This region of Clostridium sp. BNL1100 genomic DNA includes:
- a CDS encoding NADH-dependent [FeFe] hydrogenase, group A6 — translated: MSTVNITIDGKKLQVEQGITILEAARQANIKIPTLCFLKDINEIGACRMCLVEIKGARALQASCVYPVAEGLEIYTQSPAVREARKVTLELILSNHDKKCLTCVRSKNCELQSLAEELNIKDIRFEGASTNLPLDDFSPSIVRDPNKCVLCRRCVSMCKNVQTVSVISAAERGFKSTISCAFDRSLEEVPCTMCGQCISVCPVGALREKDDTEKVWSALADKELHVVVQTAPAVRVALGEEFGLPIGTRVTGKMAAALNHMGFAKVFDTDTAADLTIMEEGTELLNRIKNGGKLPVITSCSPGWIKFCEHNYPEFLENLSSCKSPHEMFGAVLKTYYAEKMGIDPKKIFVVSVMPCTAKKFEAQRPELSAIGLPDVDVVITTRELARMIKESGIDFNNLEDKDFDDPMGNATGAGVIFGATGGVMEAALRTVSEIVAGKSFDIEYAAVRGIEGIKEATVVIGDMKVKAAVANGLGNARKLLDSIKAGEASYDFVEIMACPGGCVNGGGQPIQPSSVRSWTDLRAERAKAIYEEDVSLPIRKSHENPVIKEMYDKYFGEPGSHKAHEILHTHYVARENYPVKE